CAGAGGCTGGTGGAGGGCTTGCGCGGGGCGCTGGGGGACGAGCTCGTGAGCGTCGTCCTGTACGGTTCAGCCGCCCGCGGGGACTACGACGCATCCACGAGCGACCTGAACATCCTGATCGTCGCGAGCGACCTGAAGCCGACCACGCTGGCGCGGCTCAGCGGTCCGATCCGCCGGTGGGAGCGAAGCGGGCAGCCCATGGTGCGATTGCTGTCGCCCGCCATCATCCGGGAGTCGGCCGATGTCTTTCCGATCGAGTTCCTCGATCTGCAGGCGTCACACCGCGTGCTTCACGGCAGCGATCCGTTCGCGACGTTCGAAGTGGAGCTTTCTCACCTTCGAATGCAGTGCGAACGGGAGTTGCGCGAGAAAATGATGCGCCTGCGTGAGGCCTATATCGAGGCCCACGATGCGCCACCGGCCCTCACCCGGCTCCTGACCCAGTCGTATTCCACGTTCGTCGCACTGTTTCGGGGCTGCCTCCGCCTGCACGGCGACCCGGTCCCGGCACACAATGAAGAAGTGGCGGCGGCGTTCGCCCGCGCGGCCGATATCGACCTGGCGCCTTTCGACGAGATAGCGCAACTGAAGCATGGCGAGGCGCCGCGGTCGGATCTGACCGAGTTGTTCGCGCGGTACTACGACGCTCTCACGGCGGCCGTGGCCCGGATCAACCGCTTTGCCCCGCCCGCCGGTGATCCGGCGGCGTCGGCTTAACCGATCGGAGGAATGGAAGGATGAAGAAGGGAATCATCGCGATGATCGCGATTGGCGTGCTGGGCGTCCTGCTGTTCGGCGTGCTGATCGTCGGGGGGCTGCTGGTTTCGCGCTACAACAGCCTGGTGACCGCCAACGAGCAGATCGACGGTGCCTGGGCACAGGTTGAGAACGTGCTGCAGCGCCGTGGCGATCTGATACCGAACCTCGTCGCCACGGTTCAGGGTTTCGCGGATCAGGAGCAGGAGATCTTCACCGACGTGGCGAACGCGCGAAGTCGCCTCGCCGGCGCGGTAACTCCGGCGGAGGCGGGAGCGGCCAACGCGGGGCTGACCGGCGCGCTGGGTCGGCTGCTGGCCATTTCCGAGAACTACCCGCAGCTCCGGTCGAACGAGAATTTCATCCGTCTGCAGGACGAACTGGCCGGATCGGAGAACCGAATAGCCGTCGAACGCCGGCGCTACAATGACGCGGTCAGGGCCTACAACACGCAGGTCCTGAGGTTCCCCACCAACATGGTGGCCGGGATGTTCGGCTTTTCGGACCGCGAGTACTTCGAGGCGGACGAGGCAGCAGCGGAGGTGCCGCAGGTAGCGTTTCAATGATCAGAACATCGCTCGGCGGCGGCGATTTCGGAGCGGCGGGATGGCCGGCGCGGGGGATCGCCCTGGCGGTTGCCGCCGGGCTTGCCGGTGCGGTGCTGGGCGGGTCGCAACAGCCGGATGCCGCGGCTGCCCTGACGATCGAGGTAACGCCGGCGGAGTTGACGCTCGAGGTGGGGGAGACGGTCCAGCTTTCCGCGACCGTCCGCGACGCCGACGGCAATGCGGTGGATGACCCTGCCCTCGTCTACTACTCGCGCGCCCGGCGCAGCGTCGGGGTGTCGCGCGAGGGGCTGGTGCGGGCAATGCGGCCCGGCACCCACACGCTGGTAGTGCTCGTCCCCGCCGACCGGAACGACCGGAGCCGGCGCCCGGAGGCCCGCGTTCGTACGGAGGTGCAGGTGACCGTGCCTCAACCGCCGATCGCGGACGTGGCATTCACCGATCTCCCGGACCGGTTCTACGTGGGGACCCGTCCCCGCCTCGACGTGACGCTGACGGACACCACCGGCGCGCGCCGGGACGACGTTAGGCCGGCATTCAGTTCCGCTGACCCGGCGGTCGCCGCGATCGACCGCTTCGGCAATCTCGCCCTCCGTCGGCCGGGCATGGTCGACGTGACCGCAGCGGTCGACGGTGTGAGTGACGTGGTGACGATCGATGTCGTCACGAATCCAATCGCCGCGCTCGAGCTCCGCGCGAGCGCAGAGGGCGGCCGGACCGGCGACGTTATCCGCTTCACCGCGGCGGCGACCGACGAGTTGGGCCGCGAGGTCGATTCCGTTCCGATCGGCTTCGCGGTGGGTGGCGAGACGGCGTCCGGCATCGTCGCCTCCGGGGCGCCGGCGCAGATCGCCGCCGATGGGCGGTTCGTCGCGGAGCGGTCGGGCACCTACACCGTCATCGCCACGTCGGGAAGCCACAGCGCCGCCGCCACCGTCGCCATCGAACCGCGGGACGTCTACCGCGAGATAGAGGTGGTGGGCCGCGGCAGGGTGCTCGATCGGCGATCGTCCGACCTCTGGGTCTGGGAGGGAACCGACGGCCGCGACTACGCCATCACCGGCACCTGGGGCGCTGATGGACACTCCTACTTCTGGGATGTGACGGACCCGGCCAACATCGAGAAGATT
Above is a window of Acidobacteriota bacterium DNA encoding:
- a CDS encoding nucleotidyltransferase domain-containing protein, whose translation is MTTVDLSDSPVLQRLVEGLRGALGDELVSVVLYGSAARGDYDASTSDLNILIVASDLKPTTLARLSGPIRRWERSGQPMVRLLSPAIIRESADVFPIEFLDLQASHRVLHGSDPFATFEVELSHLRMQCERELREKMMRLREAYIEAHDAPPALTRLLTQSYSTFVALFRGCLRLHGDPVPAHNEEVAAAFARAADIDLAPFDEIAQLKHGEAPRSDLTELFARYYDALTAAVARINRFAPPAGDPAASA
- a CDS encoding LemA family protein translates to MKKGIIAMIAIGVLGVLLFGVLIVGGLLVSRYNSLVTANEQIDGAWAQVENVLQRRGDLIPNLVATVQGFADQEQEIFTDVANARSRLAGAVTPAEAGAANAGLTGALGRLLAISENYPQLRSNENFIRLQDELAGSENRIAVERRRYNDAVRAYNTQVLRFPTNMVAGMFGFSDREYFEADEAAAEVPQVAFQ